acTACATTAAATCTGGTCATTTATCACATGTCATAACATATAACTTCTGCAATTCCTGTTACTTGGACATGTATGATGTATCTGCCTGGATAACATCTTATACCAGCAGGTGTTTTTGGTAAAACCAACGTAGGTGATTACGTCTTTTGTAGATATGATAATTTGTGTTCCTGTGCTTCTTTTTGTTCCTATTCTCTCAAAGcctaattttatgtttgaattcacatttttcaaacaGAAAATATAGTTAATATGATCTATTATGTTTTCCCTGTATCTCTTTTCGTGATTAGCATTCCATATCACCCATATGTCCATGCCAGGTTATAATTGTATGCTCTTTCAAAGTTAGTTCATTTTACTTGTTACAGCTAGTTCAGCTTATGATATCCATCGTTTTGTAAAGAAGGTCTTGAAACCAAATTGTACTAAAATGTGCTTTTGTATATACAGGTGACTCCTTCATCTCCGATTGTTTTGGCTGCAAACCCAGTTATTCAATTTGAGGTATGCAACTAGTGGgaatctttctttttatttgtaattccAGTTTTACAGTCATTTGAAGTCTCATGCTTCCCCTTCGTGATTGATATAGATTCATGCAAGCtgtataataatttctttatgAACTGTGCTAGTGAAATTATGTTCCCTGTGCTTGACAAATCTTTCCTAATTGCAGTTATCTTGTTTACCTCCCTCTATCCCTGATCGTGAACAAAAGCTACAATTCAGCTTGGGCTGCCCTGCGATTCTGCCGCCAGATAGTTTCCTCTCTTTGAGGCTTCCTTTTGTTTATGGTGTGGAACTGGAGGATGGGAGTCTGCATTCACTTGAACCTTTTGAAAATCAACCACACCTCACTGCATGTATAAAGAGGGGAACAGCTTTGCAGGTTATGCCAAATCAGGGCGCTCTTAATCCTGAATCAGCGTGGTTGATGTCAAAAAACTTTCCTGCTCCATAGACGATTGACTTGTACTCGGTTTCTGGGTACTTTGCAAGTGGAGACTTCCCCTACCGCATGAGGTAAATCCTCAGTGTGTGCTGTGGAAttcaaaaatagtactatgatTTTTCAACCTTTTTATGTCAGGTATATAAAGCATTAAAATCTTAACAAGACATGCCTTCTCTCTTTCGTTGGAGTGTCAGTGCAATAGATATATAAGTGCGTATATATAATTGCCATAATGAAAATGGATAGTAGATGAAATTCTTCTAAAACTTAGTATGCTGTAAGCTTGCAAATAATATAGTTCTCTTTAGAGCTCCGGAGTTTAGTTTCTCGATGTAGATTTTCCTCTTTCCACAACTGCGAAGAGGACTGGTGAAGTTGGCCTTTCTGTGAGTCAGGGAAAAATAAAACGAATTATAGAAATCGTTAATACGTTAACTGGCTTGCTTACCTAAGCTTTGATTTTCAGGTTTCTCCGTTTGATACAGCAGCCCTGAGATTGCTGGCCTTCAGCTATGGAGGTTCCTCAATGTTGGTatgcatttttcttattatctTTAAACATCTCAATAGATTCTCATCCATTTTCTCTAAACTTGCATCTCTATACATTTCATTGCATTCTTATCTGTactttcttttcataaaaCGCGAAAAGATGAAGCACCGTTTTCGTCTTCTATAATCtagaaatatttgattttaacaTGAGTGCTTGGTGGATTATTAGGAATTTTTccaaatgatttatttttccgGAATACATCTTACTTGGAGAAGAAGTTTATTTGTTGATCGTAATTCTGCAAGTCATGTGATTTAAATTGCAGATGAGCAGCGTCACCGATGGGCCGGGCTGTTTCTACCCCGATGAATGGCTCAAGCAGTGGCCGTCGCGGCGTGAAATACATTTTGTCATGGACTCTGCGGAACACAGGAGTCCCTGCAACTCAGAGATATGTTCGAGGAATTATGAAGAGATGGAATTATGAAAGTTGTGATgcttttataatttacataaatgaAGTATTTATTTACCCGATTCAAATgtaatttcatgattttggtTCAATAGTTTGAATGCTTTGAAGTTTATTTCTCCCactttataatttgttttcaataGTTTGAATACTATTCTTCCAATTaacaaatataaacaaaaagaaaaacaaaatctaattttttccAAAGTTGTCAAGAAGAACATCTAAGAAATGATTCACTAAATTCATTCCGTTACCAACATTTTCTAAATAGGGATTTCAAAAAATACACGTGCATTTGCCAACAAGATGTCATGGGTTGGTAAAATGATCGATATGTTTGGATCAAGATCTTAACTTGGCTTCATGTTACGATGACAAAATGCACAAAATACAAATCTggcaataattattttgaaaattaaaacttcaaTTTGTTGTCGATGCAGTGActtcatcatttaattcataTAATAACTAATGTATAAAAGCATTTTATTCTATGTGTTTATGAGTCACTCGATCTTGTCGGAATTAAAGAAATGTGTAATTATTATCATATGGATACatctaaatgaaaatattcaaatgaTCCTTATGATCTTGCTGCATatgtttcattatttttcattggTCGATTATGAAATatctcattttgttattttgccGAGGAGGACGTCTTTGCCCAGATCGTTCCCTCTCGGCCTCACCCATACTACTCTTCTCTTTATCTTCCTCTGACCAACATCATCACCTATTATTTGTCAGTGAAAATCGACTGCAAATTAAACACtgccaaaaaacaaaatcggTGATATCATTAAGAGGGTTTGAGGAAGAGTGAGGTGGATTTGTCACAGAAGTGAGTAGTAGATTGCTAGTGGTGGAATAACATctcgttttattttttacaataataaattttaaattccatTTATTCCTTGCATGAAAATATatcatactattatttttttagtttttttctcACCTACGTTCAACTAATTTCTTATGATTTGTGTTtgagtaaagtaaaatatttagtcGAGTATAGAGAAATTGTGTGGCTATGTGAACTTCAGAAATTCGTGTTAAAGAGACTGTCATCTCTACTTTTTAGGTATATAAGTACTATAAAAAACGTGGTCGAAACATTACTTTGAAAGCTACATTGAAATACAACTACATATAGGAGAGATATAATAGAGTATTAAACATTCATAATTCACTAGAGTGAAAGGTATAGTGAGAAAAAATCATTGCAAAAGAGGGGTACGTGGTCACTGCGTATGGGGAAGATATTGTCTTCAATAGAATCTTTGTTTGTCGTTTTTAGCTAGctaaaattcgaatttaattttttatttttctattgatttgaacatagtagtagtataatattttatacgaTTATGTGAAAATTAATGACGAAATTTATACTGAACTAACACAAAATTATTACAGTAGGCtgaaatataaacttttattaaaaacttaaaaatttaataaacatTTGAATTCTTGCATTATTTTTGTCGTTTGAATTAGGTGATTGAAATTTTTGCctagtttgaaatttgaattcatttcACAATCAACAACACAAATTACACGATATGTCAATCCAAATAGCAAGCTTCAAACTTATAAACCTCATCTCTAACTCCGTACAATATATAATCGAAGATGTTCATTtcccataaatgaaaatacaaaGATATTCTTAAAATCTACAAGTAAGTATTGCAAGGTATTTCCATTTAAATACCTTTGACaagaattctttttttaaattgggtctgaaaaaaaagatgtactattaaaaatttcaaatatttatataaataaagggGATGAGAGGATAGAGTTCTAGAGAATTCTATTTGAAATATGACGAAATAGTCAACATCACAAATCCCATGTGACTTGGCCCTTATCCATTACGGCCACGTGGCAGCCGCTCGGACAAGCTGCATAGCTGTAAGAGTAACTACACGTGGTCCCCACCTCCACCGCACATTCTACTTTCCCCCGCAATTTTCATGCCCTGCTCATTATGCAAAGGCAtaaattttgcttttttgcTATTGCCAAACCTTCTATTTCTATACGGTCAATTTTACCCTTGAACTGGATTCGTGATCCAATCTTACCTAATCGGGATGTATTTGGAAATTGTCGAAAATGGGTTTGTGGAGAATCTTCACCTACTTCCAATTATGGAGggaagtattttaaattttgtggtTACACTTAATTTCTACCTAAGTAAATTggtttaactttaaaattttaccttGATCTTATGGAGTTGTTGATACTTGATgacattaatatatttttattgttgttaaTAGTTTTGTTTATCAtcaactattattattttcttcctaGAAGGTCCCCTATGCATGCGCATATTGtgatagtattttttaaatatcacaatAGATAATACACTtaatcaaacataaaaaaaagtgtcgCTGCTGAAAAAAACatcttttacaatttttatatttattgtcaTCCTGTTgagagaaattattttttaaaattcccctctagttgaatcatttttttatgaaaaaactCAATCCATTTAATATGCCATAATATATTCTCACTTCTACAATTATCTCTTCAATAATGatgtatttttctttctttctccacTTAATTCAACACTTGTTTCTTAATCTTTGTGTTAAAAAACGTCCTAACTATCGTGCAacagataaattaattaatagtgcACATTATTTATTAGGGCATTTAAGACTATCATAAGAGGTAGACCATGTATTGTGACATTTGAAAGTGTCACAATAAGTTATGGGCAACATTTAGACGCAATGACATATTTCCATACTAATGTGTACTCATTTCGAAGGATCAGGTAactaaaccaaaaatataaaacaactACTCTACTAACCATTATAGTTAAAAGGCCAAATCAAACCCTCTAAacctttttaaaatgaattccACACTATATTATACTCATTGGCTTCAACTACTACTATTTCGATTTCAATTTTCGATTATATACTAGAACTATTATGCATAGTGATTAGTAGGTGAGGAGAGAgataacaaaaacaataaaaaagtgGCAAGCTTGTTCAATTATTGAAGCACAATGATGTCAATTTGAACCCTAAAATAATCTGTCATCCATCTCCATTTCATGATTCATCAAAGAGGGCATAATAGTCCAGATTCATTAGAAATTGATCatgacaaataataaaaaaaaaaagtcggCCACAGACCATTGTTTTGCAATAATATCATTGGTCCACCGGCTACCGGCTGTCACACAAGCCATGCAAAAATCCATCAATATAAGTAGCTCATGCACTAACCCTTCCTCACTCACTCatattcatcatctcttttaattaattctgcGCCAATGCCGGACCACTTCAACGCCCCCTTCCGCCGCCTCGCCGTCGGCAACCGCGATGAGTTCACCCAGCCCGGCGCCATCAAGGCCGCCGTCGCCGAGTTCATAAGCACCCTCATCTTCGTCTTCGCCGGCTCCGGCGCCGGCATTGCCTACAACAGCCTCACCGGCGACGGCGCCGCCTCCCCCGCCGGCTTGATCTCCGCCTCCATCGCCCACGCCTTCGGCCTCTTCGTCGCGGTCGCTATCAGCGCCAACATCTCCGGTGGCCACGTCAACCCCGCCGTCACCTTCGGCCTCTTCGTCGGCGGCAACATCACCCTCTTCCGCGGCATCCTTTACATCATCGCGCAGCTCCTCGGCTCCGCTGCTGCCTCCGCCCTCCTCATCTTCGTCACCGGCTTGGTATGGCCCCgcaaatatttaatataacgGATAATACCTATTTAAATCACGACAAcattttattaacttattaaaaaatttattaaaattcaactttttaattGACCCTGCAccgagttttaaaaatataaaaaaatagaataaagttaATAGATTTATAATTGAGTGTGACTGAAATGAGTTAGCTgacatttactaaaaataaaataattaaagtgaaattattttggtGGACAGAGGAAGAGGAAGTATTAACTAAAACTTAATTTGACTACTTTGCAGGCTGTTCCGACATTCGGAGTGGCGGGGATCTCGGTGTGGTCCGCATTCGTGTTCGAGATTGTGGCGACCTTCGGGCTCGTGTACACCGTGTACGCGACCGCGGTCGACCCCAAGAAGGGCGAGATCGGCATCATTGCCCCAATTGCTATTGGTCTGATCGTGGGAGCGAACATCTTCGCGGCCGGGCCCTTCACTGGTGCGGCCATGAACCCGGCCGTGGCCTTCGGACCGGCTCTTGTGGGCTTCAGCTGGGCCAACCACTGGATCTACTGGGCCGGGCCGCTCATTGGGGCCGGCATCGCTGGCGTTGTGTACGAGGTGTTCTTCATCAGCCACTCCCACGAGCCATTGTCGGAGTTCTAAGGAATTCATGAAATTTGATTGGGAGTTGTGATTCGATCTGTGTTGCGTTTGGTTTGTTGATGAATTTGAGGagtttattttagtttgtaatTTCGTTATTTGTTGTTTGAACTTTGGAATTATTGGTGGGTCTCTTTATCAAATGTATTTCCTTGCTACTCACTTTCAATTTCAACAccccttttccttttctaataaaattagccttttacaaaaaaaaggatTTTCAACCGAGCACGTAGCACTCACAATCTTTGGAGACTCATTGAGCATTTTATGAGCACAAGATAAAATCTATAGCACTTACATTTGCTCGGATTTTTATGTGTGTTGCACGAAAAGGGCTTACCAACTAGCCGTATATAGTGCACATGTAGTTGGTGCTCGGAAAATTCTCGGCATTACCTATTTACCGCTAGTGTTAATTTAAGTATTCACCTCCTATAATAAATGTGACCTACACTATACTTGATAATGTAAGatattatgcatatataaaGTTGAAGAATGATTTACATGGTCAGTATTAAAAGGCTTTATACTTTGGTAGAAACAGTgttttgtagtactatataattaatgaaaaaaaaatgagttagtagaggTAGCTGGAGTGCTTCGtaaataaatttcttttacttgttcatctaaaataaattaattatataagtaGTTGACGATCCCATCGAAGAAATTTCAAGGGCGTAATTTGTTGACaatttgttgatttgttttctttctaatatATGAACTACTAGCTCTAATTTAAGATTATCACGAATTTTTTATAAtcctaattaaaaattaaagaaatagaCGTATACTACTAGAATAATACACATGATGCAACGGAAAAGTGAAAGtaattaagaattaaattgtCTTTGTTTGTTACCTCAATAACGctgtattttgaattttgagtatatatatatacatatagtgAGCTGGCCAAAATGtcgaattatttaattcaatcccataaaataaattgataatggTGAAAATACGTAGGTAGTTTTCTGTCCTTGTTGGCAACGTTTTACGTGTTTGTCtcattatatatactttttcattgaaataaataaagtaaccCTACCTAAATAATCTAAACAATATAGTAGCAGTTCGCTAGGGAAGTAGACAAAGCAATATTAAAGATCCTATAATTTGGCTAAGATAAAAACAGCTTTTATATAAAAACGTAATAATAGGGTTTTGGGTCTCATTTTGATTTCCCAATTCCTTATATATCCTtcataatgaaaataatattatacttaaACTTAccaatattttgtttatatggGCCTAGTCTGTTAGTTGAAATCTCATGTAATCATTTTGGTTCATTCTTCAATATAAGTCCCATTTTACTATTAGGGTGTGTTTGATAGCTCGTATAAAGTCATAAAACAGGTCTTTTTCTCATCTTCTCAAGCATTTGGTAACGATTGATTTTTCTCCAAAAACCCGGCATAAAAGTTTCGGATCTCCAAGAATTCCACAAACAAATCGGCAATGTTTGCATAACACTATCGGAGGAACTTTGTGGTATAAAGGATTCTCCACTTCGCCGACTTCGGCTTCTTACAATTTATTCCCAATTTGCCCCTGCAATTTTAGAAATCAAGACATCATAATAACTACCCATCACAAGACGCGTCTTCGCAGAGCGTATTTCGGTTTCTGTTCTTCAGAAGGACAGCGGCTACCAAATGAAGGACTAATCAATATAACTTATTAGTAATCAATATTCCTTAGTCTACCAAATCAAGGATTAACACatattactttatttgtaATCGCTGCAAAAGGATTAATCGGGTTCCTTAGTAAAACCCCATAagatgaaccaaacacacacTAGGCgcttattattataaataatacatatttctatattttattaactcatttcatttGCCTATTatattagtggaatgtgagatcgtTTAACTTTTACCATTCACATTTTCACCTCTTTTAAAACTCagttataaattaaagaaggTTATGGAGTACTTAGTTATAGAAAAAGAGTCGCATCGAGTGCGGAATTCTTGATgtagaaattttaattatatatcaaccccaaaattctattttaattccGGCCAACCAATCACTGCACttcattttataagttaataaAGACGTGGCATTAAATATTTGGGTGTGTGGTTGGAGAAATCAGAAAGCTATGTATATTAATAGATTCATGGGTTTACGAAGACAATACTATTAATCTTGTATATCATCAAATACGAATATTATCATAATGTTTGTCTTTGACAACTCAGCTTCTTATCTGTACAGTGTCCATTCGATATGGCTCTTGGATAGCCTATATTGAAaatgttttagttttttaaaaccaaaaagaaCCCAGAAACAAATTgttaatctatatatattgaaagtATTAGGTGGCCATACATGTGCTCCTTTAATTTCCTCTCTCAATAATGTGGTTGCtactatagtactatatgaATGTGatgtactataattattacttaCTTTGCTGGCATAATAATACAAGTATTAAACGGACAAAGATGTACTAATacgagtattaatttatttatatatatctgCATCTACAACATACTAACACATTACACATGGGTGtgttttgaatatatatagttcgagtttgaattatataggaaagagaaattgaagttaAAAATACCTATATAAGATCCCATTAATTTGGATAGCATTGAGTAGACACATTTAAcccattttgtatttttaaagtaattatCAGTTGAAAATGTTCCATTTCAATAATTGAACCCAAACAATGAAAAGTAGATCAAATGATTGGGGcacttttaaatttcaaataaagttGAAAACCAGCTAAGGGTGTgaccaaattaatttttggatttaatgcACTTCTAttctcatttctattttttgtttttttggagTATATAGATATAAATGTGCAAAATCTTAAACTGAATCGAAACCGAGGGTGTGTTTGGTTAATAGTAGAATAATTAAGAGTATTTTCAAGCTAAATATCTTAAAGTCAAATTTATCAACTTTACTTGTTTTCTCTAGTTACTATGGATATCCACCTACTAGTGTCACCTTTTCCCcctttagattaatttaaactTGTTTAAGACTAAtcattatgaattaaaaagaagattcacaaaataataattgaatggTAATGGTTCTAGCACATTCATTTCCATTATTCTCATTTATTGCtttcttaaaatatactcccttcctTCCTTcgagttgagtcatttttctattttaggaagcTCTTtcatagttgaatcattttcatatatggtgacttttttctccttcttactttattcactcttactttattctctctactttattcactttatattttattctctctatattttcccccctcttactttttttatctatttatttaacacacccaacattactttctaaaatttcgtgctaaaaagttttgcctcagctttgaagaaacggagggagtacaccTTTTAACTTACATCTACCCATCTAAAATTCAAAGATtatctaaaaaaaagtaagaactTAATTGATTTATAGTCCATTCCgcaattttgtaaaaaaatttctcaacTGTTCATTGAAAAAATTCAGCATGCTACATAACTAAATATAAGTACTCTTAACAAAGGGTAAAATTTAAGATATAACCGACTAAGTGTATTAAACAACGACGTTTCATGATTTATCCATATAGTATTTTCTTAATAACTGGATTGTCCACAAATAGATCAAATTTAGTAGCTTATCTCCTAAGGTCAAAcatcttgagtttgaattcaCTGTTACACAAACTCTAAATATCTGGTTGTTAACCCATAAacacacacatgcacacaaacacaaactatttcccaaactcaaaatttagaaaacacacacacgcacaatTACATATCTaaagaaagaaacaaataGAGTATTACACcaaaatgagaagaaaacaGTATTGGAATAAAAAGACAAAGGAAAAAGGACCACAAAATcggaaaaaaaagatattttcaaaatgaatgtAGACGTTTGTATGGAACTCGACATCGTGGGTGTCAGTCTCAATGAAAATTAAACCAACAATGCTACAAACTGGGCCTTGTGTTTCACATGCTGTGGGCCCACACCATGTGAATGAATGCTAGAGCTACTCTCATGTGGAGTGTACTCCCATTTCTCTGTTTCATTCTGTGTGTTGTACTGGTTTTAGGGCAGGAGAGTGTGACCGACCCTTCTAAATCATCATCattgtctatatttttttactttaataatGCTATAAACACCCCCTCGTTGTTTTATGGAACAAAAATgattatagtttttttttttttttttttttatcacggATTACTCATTTTTGGCAGAATCCGATTAATCCTGCTCGACTAGATTTACAGATTAAGGTCGAAAGTCTATTAGCGGGTGGCGGGATTTGAACCCGATACCTCAAGGTCGCCATAGTTCCACGCTGCCAACTATGCTACGACGTGTTGGTATAGTTTTTTCATATAAGTGTTTACTCAAGCCAAAAGGTACAACGAGCAGAAGAGTCGTTAACAAACAAGCGGATCAtacatcaaacaaaaaaagtatACAAAAACACATTGTTAACACCTCCACCTAACTACCACTCAACTAAGAAAACACCAAGCTAAGCATAGTAACACAACATGTCCATTTTTTGTGTGGATTTAAGTCATATTTAAGCATAGTAACACAACATGTCCAGTTTACATAGCTTTTCTAACAGTATAAGTTGCATTTCTTAATTCTTACCGAGAAACAAATATCAAGAAGATGTCTTTTAAAGCCTAAACTTAATTGTATAGTTATAATTCTGCTCATTATTAAAGTAAACCAAAAATTACTCGACGTGAGAGAcgacttttttcaaaaataaaatgtagtaacatctttaatgggacaaactaaaaaggaaaatggatgaaaaagaaaaaattgcaaaggaaagtgtgatatTTATTACAAATCGAGTATACATCATTTGTTGTCATTGTTTATGTCTAAGCGAGTTCAATTTCGCTTCTTCAAAATTATGTTCTGGATTAATGATCGGATGTCTCTAattaacttttcttttctgttttaaatttatatgacTCCATATCAAAAAATGTCTTTATTGCTTACTAATttgatagtattaattattattaaaaaaagtcaTGTATTAATTACtaccttcgtcccacaataagagtcacattttatttttttataaatggcATGtaaatctcatattccactaactcacttcactcacattttattataaaactaatataaaaaaacggatttcatattccactaattttttctaccaactattttttaaatttcttaaaattcgtatgCACACAAAAGATGACTGACTCCTAATATGGGACGAAGGTAGTACATAGTAGGATATATGGTCTGGTATATACATAGAGAGAGACTGGATCTCAAGTGGCCGGCCATTTGGTGATAAAGTTGGATGGTCGGCAAAGTTGAAAGGGAAATATTGGcccattcacatttttttgtaaCATATGCAAATATGAACTATGAGTCTTGAGATTTGCTCATTTTGTTCACTTCCTTTcctagtttttatttttatttttatttttttatccctCAGATTGTAATGACTTTTTCgtataaattaaagaagaatgcattttattttcctaacatcctgtttttcaattttgcacGTGAGATCTATCTAATTGGGTATGAATGCACTAAATGTCTAAATGTAAAGTAACACatgttaatttattgaattggggtgaattatttatatagcaataattagaaaacaactttatgaaattgagagaaatgaaattattcCGAAAATATCGTGGAATATACTAAATAAATGCCAACCTTGTATGTTATATGTTAGGTCTATAATTGGTCCATCAATCATTTCAAGAAAgtgatatttgtaatttgggcGGTTTGGACGGTAAAGACTTCAATCAGacaaaatgaacaaaatacttattattatacttttattttgtggTATCATGAATAAAC
The genomic region above belongs to Salvia hispanica cultivar TCC Black 2014 chromosome 3, UniMelb_Shisp_WGS_1.0, whole genome shotgun sequence and contains:
- the LOC125214279 gene encoding probable aquaporin TIP-type, producing MPDHFNAPFRRLAVGNRDEFTQPGAIKAAVAEFISTLIFVFAGSGAGIAYNSLTGDGAASPAGLISASIAHAFGLFVAVAISANISGGHVNPAVTFGLFVGGNITLFRGILYIIAQLLGSAAASALLIFVTGLAVPTFGVAGISVWSAFVFEIVATFGLVYTVYATAVDPKKGEIGIIAPIAIGLIVGANIFAAGPFTGAAMNPAVAFGPALVGFSWANHWIYWAGPLIGAGIAGVVYEVFFISHSHEPLSEF